From the genome of Halorussus caseinilyticus, one region includes:
- a CDS encoding TATA-box-binding protein — MTDPKETINIENVVASTGIGQELDLQSVAMDLEGADYDPEQFPGLVYRTQNPKSAALIFRSGKIVCTGAKSTADVHESLEIVFDKLRELQIDVNEDPEIVVQNIVTSADLGRNLNLNAIAIGLGLENIEYEPEQFPGLVYRLDEPEVVALLFGSGKLVITGGKKPEDAEQAVDKIVSRLEELGLLE; from the coding sequence ATGACTGACCCAAAGGAGACCATCAACATTGAAAACGTGGTCGCCTCCACCGGCATCGGGCAGGAACTCGACCTGCAAAGTGTGGCGATGGACCTCGAGGGGGCCGACTACGACCCGGAGCAGTTCCCCGGTCTCGTCTACCGAACCCAGAACCCCAAGTCCGCCGCACTCATCTTCCGGTCTGGCAAAATCGTTTGTACCGGCGCGAAGAGTACGGCCGACGTACACGAGAGTCTCGAAATCGTCTTCGACAAACTCCGCGAACTCCAAATCGACGTGAACGAGGACCCCGAAATCGTCGTTCAGAACATCGTCACCTCCGCGGACCTCGGGCGGAATCTCAACCTCAACGCCATCGCCATCGGTCTCGGACTCGAAAACATCGAGTACGAACCCGAGCAGTTCCCCGGTCTCGTCTACCGACTCGACGAACCCGAAGTCGTCGCTCTGCTGTTCGGTTCCGGGAAACTCGTCATCACCGGCGGCAAGAAACCCGAAGACGCCGAGCAGGCGGTCGATAAAATCGTCTCCCGACTCGAAGAACTCGGTCTGCTGGAATAG
- a CDS encoding alpha/beta fold hydrolase: MTLQYDHEPSAEARRYLDALAAACGHYEVDAESKYVTLPDPAGRVHYLTAGEGPPLLALHGLGATATCWLPMFDALTDHFTVYAPDRPGRGLSTAVDYRETGFREFGVEYVTDFLDSVGVGETAVLGNSLGGFQSLALTIDYPERVDRLCAIGAPAGLSQDVPVFFRLFDLPVVGRWLFDYFESETVSDAREEFRRINVEDDSAVPDAYLRPGLVGEDLPGQRESLWSLMKSLGSVRGTRPQFDLREGVRAIETPTRFVWGTEDYFWPPSVGRPVVSAMANADFVTLHDHGHMPWLEPGDEATEAAVDFLAGEVGPP, encoded by the coding sequence GTGACCCTCCAGTACGACCACGAACCGAGTGCGGAGGCCCGCCGGTACCTCGACGCGCTTGCGGCGGCGTGCGGCCACTACGAAGTAGACGCCGAGTCGAAGTACGTCACACTGCCCGACCCCGCGGGGCGCGTCCACTACCTGACCGCGGGCGAGGGACCGCCTCTGCTCGCGCTCCACGGTCTCGGTGCGACCGCGACCTGCTGGCTTCCCATGTTCGACGCGCTGACCGACCACTTCACCGTCTACGCACCCGACCGGCCGGGCCGGGGACTCTCGACTGCGGTGGACTACCGCGAGACGGGGTTCCGGGAGTTCGGCGTCGAGTACGTCACCGACTTCCTCGATTCGGTCGGCGTCGGAGAAACCGCGGTACTCGGCAACTCGCTCGGCGGGTTCCAGTCGCTCGCGCTGACGATTGACTACCCCGAGCGCGTGGACCGGCTCTGTGCCATCGGCGCGCCCGCCGGACTCTCGCAGGACGTTCCGGTCTTCTTTCGACTGTTCGACCTGCCGGTGGTCGGCCGGTGGCTGTTCGACTACTTCGAGTCCGAGACTGTCTCCGATGCCCGCGAGGAGTTCCGACGCATCAACGTCGAAGACGACTCGGCGGTCCCGGACGCCTACCTCCGGCCGGGACTCGTCGGCGAGGACCTGCCCGGCCAGCGCGAGAGTCTCTGGTCGCTGATGAAGTCACTCGGGTCGGTCCGGGGGACGCGACCCCAGTTCGACCTGCGCGAGGGGGTTCGAGCAATCGAGACGCCCACTCGGTTCGTCTGGGGAACCGAGGACTACTTCTGGCCGCCGTCGGTTGGTCGGCCGGTCGTCAGCGCGATGGCGAACGCCGACTTCGTGACCCTCCACGACCACGGCCACATGCCGTGGCTCGAACCCGGCGACGAAGCGACCGAGGCGGCCGTGGACTTCCTCGCGGGCGAGGTCGGACCGCCGTAG
- a CDS encoding acyl-CoA thioesterase, which translates to MPTLSDTHLENRFRVQPNDANNVGTLHGGNLMKWMDELGAMSAMRFSGETCVTAGVDDLSFHRPIPVGDTALVDTYVYGAGETSVKVRLRAWREDPRTGDTERTTGSCFTFVAVDEDGALLEVPELRVETDEEERLRQEALDAES; encoded by the coding sequence ATGCCGACGCTCTCCGATACCCACCTCGAAAACCGCTTCCGAGTCCAACCGAACGACGCCAACAACGTCGGGACGCTTCACGGCGGCAACCTGATGAAGTGGATGGACGAACTCGGCGCGATGTCCGCGATGCGCTTCTCCGGCGAGACGTGCGTCACCGCGGGCGTAGACGACCTCTCCTTTCACCGGCCGATTCCGGTCGGCGACACCGCGCTCGTGGACACCTACGTCTACGGCGCGGGCGAAACCAGCGTCAAGGTCCGCCTCCGGGCGTGGCGCGAGGACCCCCGAACCGGCGACACCGAGCGCACCACGGGGTCCTGTTTCACCTTCGTCGCCGTGGACGAGGACGGGGCACTACTCGAAGTGCCGGAGCTACGGGTCGAAACCGACGAGGAAGAGCGACTCCGGCAGGAGGCGCTCGACGCCGAGTCGTGA
- a CDS encoding formate/nitrite transporter family protein, whose amino-acid sequence MAKEELDERIETEPPGEGQKSKQEILAQEIQEGLEELERSADGLFLSGISAGLDIGFGPLFMAVLLTLVGGAWGEPLTRIVVANAYAVGFIFVIGGRSELFTEHTTRATLPVLDGRASVGQLARLWTLVYAGNVLGGGVFAVSMVYFAPAYGIVDASAFGEIATNLTAHGPWLLLAGGVVAGWLMGLLSWLLTAAKESISRIAVVWLVTTGIGLAHLPHSIAGNVEVLAGTLVSPSITLAEYASFLALATVGNAIGGTVFVALLKYGHVVRGGEEP is encoded by the coding sequence GTGGCGAAGGAGGAACTCGACGAGCGCATCGAGACCGAACCTCCGGGGGAAGGTCAGAAGTCCAAACAGGAGATACTCGCTCAGGAGATTCAGGAGGGGTTGGAGGAACTCGAACGCTCGGCCGACGGACTGTTTCTCTCGGGCATCTCGGCCGGTCTCGACATCGGGTTCGGTCCGCTGTTCATGGCGGTGTTACTGACGCTGGTCGGCGGGGCGTGGGGCGAGCCGCTGACGCGAATCGTCGTCGCCAACGCCTACGCAGTCGGGTTCATCTTCGTCATCGGCGGTCGGTCGGAACTGTTCACCGAACACACCACGCGCGCCACCCTCCCGGTTCTCGACGGCCGAGCGAGCGTCGGACAGTTGGCTCGACTCTGGACGCTCGTCTACGCCGGAAACGTCCTCGGCGGCGGCGTCTTCGCCGTCTCGATGGTGTACTTCGCTCCGGCCTACGGCATCGTGGACGCCTCGGCGTTCGGCGAAATCGCCACGAACCTCACGGCTCACGGTCCGTGGCTCCTGTTGGCGGGCGGTGTCGTCGCCGGATGGCTGATGGGCCTGCTCTCGTGGCTTCTCACGGCCGCCAAAGAGAGCATCTCGCGTATCGCGGTCGTGTGGCTAGTCACGACCGGTATCGGTCTCGCACACCTCCCCCACTCCATCGCGGGGAACGTCGAAGTGCTGGCCGGGACGCTGGTCTCGCCGTCCATCACCCTCGCGGAGTACGCGAGCTTTCTCGCACTCGCTACGGTCGGAAACGCCATCGGCGGCACCGTCTTCGTCGCCCTGTTGAAGTACGGTCACGTCGTCCGCGGCGGGGAGGAACCCTGA
- the hisG gene encoding ATP phosphoribosyltransferase: protein MRIAVPNKGRLHDPAMELLEHAGLHAVDGADRKLYADTVDPDVTLLFARAADIPEYVSDGAADVGITGLDQVREADPGNVSDLLDLEFGQCRLVLAAPEDGDIESVADVAGKTVATEFPNVAEQYFEDRDVEVDVVEVSGATELTPHVEMADAIIDITSTGTTLKVNRLAIVDEVLSSSVRLFARDDVADDEKVQQVVMALQSVLSADGKRYLMMNAPEDRLAEVRDVIPGLGGPTVMNVESGENEEDGMVAVHAVVDERDVFETINELKSVGATGILVTEIERLVE from the coding sequence ATGAGAATCGCCGTCCCGAACAAGGGCCGACTCCACGACCCGGCGATGGAACTGCTCGAACACGCCGGTCTCCACGCCGTAGACGGTGCCGACCGCAAACTGTACGCCGACACGGTGGACCCCGACGTGACCCTGCTGTTCGCTCGCGCGGCCGACATCCCCGAGTACGTCAGCGACGGCGCGGCAGACGTTGGCATCACGGGTCTCGACCAAGTACGGGAGGCCGACCCCGGCAACGTCTCGGACCTGCTGGACTTGGAGTTCGGCCAGTGCCGACTCGTCCTCGCGGCACCCGAGGACGGCGACATCGAGTCGGTGGCGGACGTGGCCGGAAAGACCGTCGCCACCGAGTTTCCCAACGTCGCCGAGCAGTACTTCGAGGACCGAGACGTGGAGGTGGACGTGGTGGAAGTCAGCGGCGCGACCGAACTCACGCCCCACGTCGAGATGGCCGACGCCATCATCGACATCACGTCCACGGGGACCACGCTCAAGGTCAACCGCCTCGCTATCGTGGACGAGGTGCTGTCGAGTTCGGTCCGCCTGTTCGCCCGCGACGACGTAGCGGACGACGAGAAGGTCCAGCAGGTCGTGATGGCGCTCCAGTCGGTGCTGTCGGCCGACGGCAAGCGCTACCTGATGATGAACGCTCCCGAGGACCGCCTCGCGGAGGTCCGGGACGTGATTCCCGGACTCGGCGGTCCGACCGTGATGAACGTCGAGAGCGGCGAAAACGAGGAGGACGGGATGGTCGCGGTCCACGCCGTCGTGGACGAACGCGACGTGTTCGAGACGATAAACGAGTTGAAGTCGGTGGGCGCGACCGGGATTCTCGTCACCGAAATCGAGCGGTTGGTCGAATAA
- a CDS encoding DUF7473 family protein produces MAVPIVALVGTFLLAVLFYGVTAHIAARYVLGDVPITRAFAVGVVPAIISFALQAYGPTIVILVSASADFFTIRAVYRLKYKTAAVVALVHYTVSALLGITIFNLVRLLGTAPT; encoded by the coding sequence ATGGCGGTCCCCATCGTCGCGCTGGTCGGCACGTTCCTGCTCGCGGTGCTGTTCTACGGCGTCACGGCCCACATCGCCGCGCGGTACGTCCTCGGCGACGTGCCGATAACGCGGGCGTTCGCCGTCGGCGTCGTCCCGGCGATTATCTCGTTCGCGCTCCAAGCGTACGGCCCGACAATCGTCATCCTCGTGAGCGCCAGCGCGGACTTCTTCACCATCCGCGCGGTGTACCGACTCAAGTACAAGACGGCGGCCGTGGTCGCGCTCGTTCACTACACCGTGAGCGCGCTCCTCGGCATCACCATCTTCAATCTGGTCCGACTGCTCGGCACCGCGCCGACGTAG
- a CDS encoding DUF7504 family protein, which yields MSVSETAAFEISDLPLDPIEDGTSILLTGDDADALETVFYRFVSARDDERSLVLATDANGSAVNRALDDAADGASERSTVLTCEGPDAGSNVTTVGDITDLTGLGMQFSSLVAESESQAPRFRAGILLCSSICREIEDTRSVFRFLNSNLLSPLRRNEAVGVCALDTSVEVGTDTGSLVAGMKTSFAASVEVERTGPDSATLHVSGLGDDRSIDVSL from the coding sequence ATGAGCGTGTCCGAGACGGCCGCGTTCGAGATTTCGGACCTCCCGCTCGACCCGATAGAGGACGGAACGAGCATCCTGTTGACCGGTGACGACGCCGACGCGCTCGAAACGGTTTTCTACCGGTTCGTGAGCGCCCGAGACGACGAACGCTCGCTCGTCCTCGCCACCGACGCGAACGGCTCTGCGGTGAACCGGGCACTGGATGACGCCGCGGACGGCGCGAGCGAGCGCTCGACGGTGTTGACCTGCGAGGGTCCCGATGCCGGGTCGAACGTCACGACGGTCGGAGACATCACCGACCTGACCGGTCTCGGCATGCAGTTCTCGTCGCTCGTCGCCGAATCCGAGTCGCAGGCACCGCGGTTTCGGGCCGGTATCCTGCTGTGTTCGAGCATCTGCCGGGAAATCGAGGACACGCGGTCGGTGTTCCGCTTCCTCAACTCGAACCTGCTGAGTCCGCTCCGCCGGAACGAGGCCGTCGGCGTCTGCGCCCTCGATACCAGCGTGGAGGTGGGAACCGACACCGGAAGCCTCGTCGCCGGGATGAAGACTTCCTTCGCCGCGAGCGTCGAAGTCGAACGGACGGGTCCGGACAGCGCCACCCTCCACGTCTCGGGACTGGGTGACGACCGGAGCATCGACGTGTCGCTCTGA
- a CDS encoding amidohydrolase, with the protein MTKLRIAGGQVLRPDASVERADVLVDSESGDIAAVGDPDEVPEGDETLDAEDGLVMPGLVNAHTHAAMTLLRGYADDKELDAWLQEDIWPVEAEFTPEDVRAGTELGLLEMIRSGTTAFADMYFHEEEVVEAVEDAGLRARLGYGIVTVGKDEEGAREDCEQSLEVAREFDGAADGRVKTAFMPHSLTTVGEEYLREFVPEAREDGIALHYHANETTDEVDPIVEEEGQRPLDYARELDMTDESDFVAHGVHLDSTEIDLLAETGTSVVHCPASNMKLASGMAPVQKLLDAGVTVGLGTDGTASNNDLDVFDEMRDAAMVGKLAENDASAVPAESVVRMATEGSASALGFDSGRIEEGANADLAVVDLDAAHLTPHHDLVSHLVYAARGSDVRHTLCDGAVLMRDREVLTLDAEAVRERAERRAAAAVERAE; encoded by the coding sequence ATGACGAAACTCCGAATCGCGGGCGGGCAGGTCCTCCGTCCCGACGCGAGCGTCGAACGCGCCGACGTACTGGTAGACTCCGAGTCCGGCGACATCGCCGCGGTCGGCGACCCCGACGAGGTGCCGGAAGGCGACGAGACCCTCGACGCCGAGGACGGACTGGTGATGCCGGGACTGGTCAACGCTCACACCCACGCCGCGATGACGCTCCTGCGTGGCTACGCCGACGACAAGGAACTCGACGCGTGGTTGCAGGAGGACATTTGGCCTGTCGAAGCCGAGTTCACGCCCGAGGACGTGCGCGCGGGGACCGAACTCGGCCTGCTGGAGATGATTCGGTCGGGCACCACCGCGTTCGCGGACATGTACTTCCACGAGGAAGAGGTCGTGGAGGCCGTCGAGGACGCCGGTCTGCGCGCCCGTCTCGGCTACGGCATCGTCACTGTCGGGAAAGACGAGGAGGGTGCGCGCGAGGACTGCGAGCAGAGCCTCGAAGTCGCCCGCGAGTTCGACGGCGCGGCGGACGGCCGAGTGAAGACCGCGTTCATGCCCCACAGCCTCACGACCGTCGGCGAGGAGTACCTCCGGGAGTTCGTTCCCGAGGCCCGCGAAGACGGAATTGCGCTCCACTACCACGCCAACGAGACCACCGACGAGGTGGACCCCATCGTCGAGGAGGAGGGCCAGCGACCACTCGACTACGCCCGCGAGTTGGACATGACCGACGAGTCGGACTTCGTGGCCCACGGCGTCCACCTCGATTCGACCGAAATCGACCTGCTGGCCGAGACCGGCACGAGCGTCGTCCACTGTCCGGCGTCGAACATGAAACTCGCCAGCGGGATGGCCCCGGTCCAGAAACTGCTCGACGCGGGCGTGACGGTGGGTCTCGGTACCGACGGCACGGCCTCGAACAACGACCTCGACGTGTTCGACGAGATGCGCGACGCCGCGATGGTCGGCAAACTGGCGGAGAACGACGCCAGCGCGGTCCCCGCCGAAAGCGTCGTCCGGATGGCGACCGAAGGGAGTGCGTCGGCGCTCGGGTTCGACAGCGGTCGCATCGAGGAGGGCGCGAACGCGGACCTCGCCGTCGTGGACCTCGACGCGGCTCACCTGACGCCCCACCACGACCTCGTGAGCCACCTCGTCTACGCGGCGCGCGGGTCGGACGTGCGTCACACGCTCTGTGACGGCGCGGTCCTGATGCGCGACCGGGAGGTGCTGACGCTGGACGCCGAGGCGGTCCGCGAACGGGCGGAGCGACGTGCCGCGGCCGCCGTCGAGCGCGCGGAGTAG
- a CDS encoding AAA family ATPase, protein MDAPLWTERYAPDLADLPQAEVREYLRKAVDDPINLVLHGPPGAGKTAAVRALAREAHDDPDNDLTILNVSDFFDRTKTEIRNDPRFERFLQGEIPWVKQVSTDRKQDLSKRYKSDWSKAEMIAYVFKQYSSMAPSTGSYKTVVLDNAEDIREDFQQSLRRTMEQFHETTQFVVTTRQPTKLIPPIKSRCFPVAVRAPTTEEITDVLETIAEAEGVEYDEMGLRIVAGYAEGNLREAILSAQTLHEKEGEITRDTVQSVREIGIRGQIEEMLDAAEAGEFSDARKTLDDLLVDEGYNGQEVLRKVLTVARNSNRYTGREEELAELTRLAGEIDVGLAEGSSDRVHLGHLLAELGAKGEA, encoded by the coding sequence ATGGACGCGCCGCTGTGGACCGAACGGTACGCGCCCGACCTCGCCGACCTCCCCCAAGCGGAGGTCCGCGAGTACCTCCGAAAGGCCGTAGACGACCCAATCAACCTCGTTCTCCACGGCCCGCCCGGAGCGGGCAAGACCGCGGCAGTGCGGGCGCTGGCCCGCGAAGCACACGACGACCCCGACAACGACTTGACCATCCTCAACGTCTCGGACTTCTTCGACCGGACGAAAACCGAGATTCGAAACGACCCGCGCTTCGAGCGGTTTCTACAGGGCGAGATACCGTGGGTCAAGCAGGTCTCGACCGACCGAAAACAAGACCTGAGCAAACGATACAAGAGCGACTGGTCGAAGGCGGAGATGATAGCCTACGTCTTCAAACAGTACAGTAGCATGGCCCCGTCTACCGGGTCGTACAAGACCGTCGTCCTCGACAACGCCGAGGACATCCGCGAGGACTTCCAGCAGTCGCTCCGCCGGACGATGGAGCAGTTCCACGAGACGACCCAGTTCGTCGTCACGACCCGCCAACCGACGAAACTCATCCCGCCAATCAAGTCCCGATGCTTCCCCGTCGCGGTCCGAGCGCCGACGACCGAAGAAATCACGGACGTACTGGAGACGATTGCGGAGGCCGAGGGCGTCGAGTACGACGAGATGGGTCTGCGCATCGTGGCCGGATACGCCGAGGGCAACCTCCGGGAGGCCATCCTGAGCGCCCAGACGCTCCACGAGAAGGAGGGCGAAATCACGCGCGACACGGTGCAATCGGTCCGGGAAATCGGCATCCGGGGCCAAATCGAAGAGATGCTCGACGCCGCGGAAGCGGGCGAGTTCTCCGACGCCCGCAAGACGCTGGACGACCTGCTCGTGGACGAGGGATACAACGGTCAAGAAGTCCTTCGGAAGGTTTTGACGGTCGCGCGCAACTCGAATCGGTACACCGGCCGGGAGGAAGAACTCGCGGAACTGACTCGACTCGCGGGCGAAATCGACGTGGGTCTCGCCGAGGGGTCGAGCGACCGGGTTCACCTCGGCCACCTCCTCGCGGAACTCGGCGCGAAGGGCGAGGCGTAG
- a CDS encoding adenosylhomocysteinase gives MADYPTISEQVEDVDAARTEGHRKMDWAREHMPILTAMQADFEENQPFAGQRIGMAMHVEAKTAVLVETLAEGGAEVAITGCNPLSTHDDVSAALDEHPNITSYAKREVDDDEYYAAIEAVISHEPTITVDDGMDLVAAIHEDYPELIDSIVGGAEETTTGVHRLRAMDEDGALDYPVFAVNDTPMKRLFDNVHGTGESSLANIAMTTNLSWAGKNVVVAGYGDCGRGVAKKASGQNANVIVTEVEPRRALEAHMEGYDVMPMAEAAEVGDVFLTTTGNKNVVTREHFEKMDDGVLLANAGHFDVEVNLDQLSDLAVSEREARDGVREYEMEDGRRLNVLAEGRLVNLASPIALGHPVEVMDQSFGVQAACVRELVENGESYDAGVHDVPDELDVEIAEIKLDAEGVEYDDLTDEQAEYMGSWQHGT, from the coding sequence ATGGCAGACTATCCGACGATAAGCGAGCAGGTAGAGGACGTAGACGCCGCTCGCACCGAGGGCCATCGCAAGATGGACTGGGCGCGCGAACACATGCCGATTCTGACCGCGATGCAGGCCGACTTCGAGGAAAACCAGCCCTTCGCGGGCCAGCGAATCGGGATGGCGATGCACGTCGAAGCCAAGACCGCCGTGCTGGTCGAGACCCTCGCCGAGGGCGGCGCGGAAGTCGCCATCACCGGATGTAACCCGCTCTCGACCCACGACGACGTGAGCGCCGCCTTGGACGAACACCCCAACATCACCTCCTACGCCAAGCGCGAGGTGGACGACGACGAGTACTACGCCGCCATCGAAGCCGTCATCTCCCACGAACCCACCATCACCGTGGACGACGGCATGGACCTTGTGGCGGCCATCCACGAGGACTATCCCGAACTCATCGACTCCATCGTCGGCGGGGCCGAGGAGACCACGACCGGCGTCCACCGTCTCCGAGCGATGGACGAGGACGGCGCGCTCGACTACCCCGTCTTCGCGGTGAACGACACGCCGATGAAGCGCCTGTTCGACAACGTCCACGGCACGGGCGAGTCCTCGCTGGCTAACATCGCCATGACCACGAACCTCTCGTGGGCGGGCAAGAACGTCGTCGTCGCGGGCTACGGCGACTGTGGCCGCGGCGTCGCAAAGAAGGCCTCGGGCCAGAACGCCAACGTCATCGTGACCGAAGTCGAACCCCGCCGCGCGCTGGAGGCCCACATGGAGGGCTACGACGTGATGCCGATGGCCGAGGCCGCCGAAGTCGGCGACGTGTTCCTCACTACGACCGGGAACAAGAACGTCGTCACCAGAGAACACTTCGAGAAGATGGACGACGGCGTTCTGCTCGCCAACGCGGGCCACTTCGACGTGGAGGTCAACTTAGACCAACTCTCGGACCTCGCCGTCAGCGAGCGAGAGGCCCGCGACGGCGTTCGAGAGTACGAGATGGAAGACGGTCGCCGCCTCAACGTCCTCGCGGAGGGCCGCCTCGTCAACCTCGCTTCGCCCATCGCGCTGGGCCACCCGGTCGAAGTCATGGACCAGAGCTTCGGCGTGCAGGCCGCCTGCGTCCGCGAACTGGTCGAGAACGGCGAGAGCTACGACGCCGGCGTCCACGACGTGCCCGACGAACTCGACGTGGAGATTGCCGAAATCAAACTCGACGCCGAGGGCGTCGAGTACGACGACCTGACCGACGAGCAGGCCGAATACATGGGTAGCTGGCAACACGGGACGTAG
- a CDS encoding GAF domain-containing protein gives MVEHTVLCVDTDDGVPDLAAAFEDDPDLSPLTCTSVADAVEVLETDSVACVVTEYDLPDGTGLDVVDALREHASQTPCVLYTDANPGDIDTSSFENVIVEYLNRDLPDAADRLGFVTEDVIAHSAQVGFLVPDDEDSRLEALDAYDVDELPIEESFDRLTDLITSHFDAAVAFIGLIEEDEENFLACTGADWDSLTREDTICTHSMLQEEVMVVEDITEDKRFAENQQLRDLGIVSYAGANMTTPEGHTIGQVCLIDHEPRSYSPEEQAELQQFAETAMEILELRQSLLNAVGTGAKA, from the coding sequence ATGGTAGAACACACAGTTCTCTGCGTCGATACCGACGATGGTGTCCCAGACCTCGCCGCCGCTTTCGAAGACGACCCCGACCTCTCCCCCCTGACCTGCACGTCGGTCGCCGACGCCGTGGAGGTACTGGAGACCGATTCCGTGGCTTGCGTCGTGACCGAGTACGACCTGCCCGACGGCACGGGACTCGACGTAGTGGATGCGCTCCGCGAACACGCCTCTCAGACGCCCTGCGTTCTCTACACCGACGCGAATCCCGGCGACATCGACACGAGTTCGTTCGAGAACGTCATCGTGGAGTATCTGAACCGGGACCTGCCCGACGCCGCCGACCGCCTCGGTTTCGTCACCGAGGACGTTATCGCCCACAGCGCGCAGGTCGGCTTTCTGGTCCCCGACGACGAGGACTCCCGACTGGAGGCGCTGGACGCCTACGACGTGGACGAACTCCCCATCGAGGAGAGTTTCGACCGACTCACCGACCTCATCACGAGTCACTTCGACGCCGCAGTCGCGTTCATCGGACTCATCGAGGAAGACGAGGAGAACTTCCTCGCCTGCACGGGCGCGGACTGGGACTCGCTCACGCGCGAGGACACGATTTGCACGCACAGCATGCTCCAAGAAGAGGTGATGGTTGTCGAAGACATCACCGAGGACAAGCGATTCGCCGAGAACCAACAGCTACGGGACCTCGGAATAGTCTCCTACGCCGGTGCGAACATGACGACGCCGGAGGGACACACCATCGGACAGGTGTGTCTCATCGACCACGAACCGCGCTCCTACTCGCCCGAGGAACAGGCCGAACTCCAGCAGTTCGCCGAGACCGCGATGGAGATTCTCGAACTCCGCCAGTCGCTTCTGAACGCCGTCGGAACGGGGGCAAAGGCATGA
- a CDS encoding DUF3800 domain-containing protein, which produces MAEKLYIFVDESGHHSRGEHYTVASCWCLSKNSPQNVLNNARRELTRYISNTDGFGEVGELKGTQLPKDKIGSFLETFERFIYDDGTVADPPYPWQDSRPLRCSYHDCNPELGKQILSKYMPEVDAPGALQRLALARILSPLTDADTIDLETVSEIHLVPDAHVWETPADEVCELLEDNDGPAIEMETRDSSQTPGIQVADLMAYSRRNYVKDCDCEDAANFVSDVSL; this is translated from the coding sequence ATGGCGGAAAAGCTCTATATTTTCGTAGACGAGAGTGGACACCACTCACGGGGAGAGCATTACACGGTCGCCAGTTGCTGGTGTCTCTCGAAGAACTCCCCACAGAACGTCCTCAACAACGCACGGAGGGAATTAACACGGTACATCTCGAACACAGACGGGTTTGGCGAGGTCGGAGAACTCAAAGGAACTCAACTGCCGAAAGACAAAATCGGCTCTTTTCTTGAAACGTTCGAACGGTTCATCTACGACGACGGAACAGTCGCCGACCCACCGTATCCGTGGCAAGACTCGAGACCGCTTCGTTGTTCGTACCACGATTGCAATCCGGAGTTGGGAAAGCAGATATTATCGAAGTACATGCCCGAAGTGGACGCTCCGGGAGCACTCCAACGATTGGCTCTCGCTAGAATCTTGAGTCCGCTTACCGACGCGGATACTATCGACTTAGAGACCGTCAGCGAGATACACCTCGTTCCGGACGCACACGTTTGGGAAACTCCAGCAGACGAGGTTTGTGAACTATTGGAGGACAACGACGGCCCGGCTATCGAAATGGAGACGCGAGATAGTAGTCAAACCCCCGGAATCCAAGTTGCTGATTTGATGGCGTATTCGAGGCGAAACTACGTCAAGGATTGCGATTGCGAAGATGCCGCTAACTTCGTATCCGATGTGAGTCTGTAG